Proteins encoded together in one Flavobacterium keumense window:
- a CDS encoding glycoside hydrolase family 30 protein, translating to MSVRNKCFNLLPLVALVLYSCSSSVNVIDKNYQASSSLTKNKIDFWMTNPDQSIYLQQQKESLVFGTNYNTYPTITVDENQSYQEVDGFGFTLTGGSVQTITMLDAPKRTALLQELFGKNDNSISISYLRISIGASDLNEFPFTYDDVPLGQTDVAMQQFSLSPDKTTVIPMLKEILSINPEIKLLATPWSAPTWMKTNNAFIGGSLKTEYYEAYANYFVKYIQKMKEEGILITAITPQNEPLHPGNNPSMYMTALEQANFIKNHLGPAFAKANLKTKIIIYDHNCNKPEYPLAILNDAGANPYVDGSAFHLYEGDISALSTVHNAYPNKNVYFTEQYTGTSGTFDGDLKWHLKNVIIGSMRNWSKTAFEWNLANDANFRPYTPGGCSTCKGALTINSAENFERNVGYYIIAHVSKFVPSGSVRIDSEQHKDLNTVAFKTPKGNKVLIVENDGVVTQLFNIKNNGKWVTVSLESGAVATFIW from the coding sequence ATGTCAGTAAGAAATAAATGTTTTAATCTTTTGCCACTAGTAGCACTTGTTTTGTATAGTTGTTCTTCTTCTGTAAATGTTATTGATAAAAATTATCAGGCAAGTTCCTCGTTGACCAAAAATAAGATTGATTTTTGGATGACTAATCCTGACCAATCTATTTATTTGCAACAGCAAAAGGAGTCATTAGTTTTTGGGACTAATTACAATACTTACCCAACGATTACAGTTGATGAAAATCAAAGCTATCAGGAAGTAGATGGTTTTGGTTTTACCTTAACTGGAGGTAGCGTACAGACAATTACTATGTTAGATGCTCCAAAAAGAACAGCACTTTTACAGGAACTCTTTGGAAAAAACGACAATTCCATTTCGATAAGTTATCTCCGCATTAGTATTGGAGCGTCTGATTTGAATGAATTTCCTTTTACTTATGATGATGTGCCTTTGGGACAAACTGATGTCGCGATGCAACAATTTAGTTTGTCTCCAGATAAAACTACTGTAATCCCAATGCTGAAAGAAATTTTATCAATTAATCCTGAGATAAAACTATTAGCAACACCTTGGTCTGCACCAACTTGGATGAAAACCAACAATGCTTTCATAGGAGGTAGTTTGAAAACAGAATATTATGAAGCGTATGCTAATTATTTTGTGAAATACATCCAAAAAATGAAAGAGGAAGGAATTCTTATAACCGCAATCACACCTCAAAACGAACCGCTACATCCAGGCAATAATCCAAGTATGTATATGACGGCTTTAGAACAAGCCAATTTTATTAAAAATCATTTAGGGCCAGCTTTTGCTAAAGCGAATTTGAAAACCAAGATTATCATTTACGATCACAACTGCAATAAACCAGAATATCCTTTAGCAATTTTGAATGATGCAGGAGCAAATCCGTATGTAGATGGTTCTGCTTTTCATCTGTATGAAGGTGATATTAGCGCTTTATCTACTGTTCATAATGCTTATCCAAATAAAAATGTTTATTTTACAGAACAATATACTGGGACATCTGGGACTTTTGACGGCGATTTAAAATGGCATTTGAAAAATGTGATTATTGGTTCGATGCGCAATTGGAGTAAAACGGCCTTTGAATGGAATTTAGCCAACGATGCGAACTTTAGACCTTATACTCCCGGTGGATGTTCCACTTGTAAAGGGGCTTTGACAATTAATAGTGCGGAAAATTTTGAAAGGAATGTTGGGTATTACATTATTGCACATGTTTCTAAATTTGTTCCCTCTGGTTCTGTTAGGATTGATTCAGAACAACATAAAGATTTAAATACGGTCGCATTTAAAACTCCAAAGGGGAATAAAGTACTAATTGTAGAGAATGATGGGGTTGTTACTCAACTATTTAATATTAAAAATAATGGAAAGTGGGTTACAGTTTCTTTAGAATCAGGTGCTGTAGCTACTTTTATTTGGTAA
- a CDS encoding glycoside hydrolase family 3 N-terminal domain-containing protein — protein sequence MKHKLIVLGAILALGAEVVFAQQKTIDQRVESLLKQMTLQEKIGQLNQYTGDNQATGPITINPNKEAEIKGGLIGSMLNIVGTKYTRQYQELAMQSRLKIPLLFGQDVIHGYKTTFPIPLAEAASWDLEAIELSARIAAQEASASGIHWVFAPMVDISRDPRWGRVMEGAGEDTYLGSKIAFARVKGFQGNLGDTNSVMACVKHFVGYGAAVGGRDYNSVDMSDRMLWETYLPPFKAALDAGVATFMNSFNDLNGVPATGNKFLQRDILKGKWNFKGFVVSDWGSIGEMVNHGNVKDSKEAAQLAITAGSDMDMESNSYRYNLAQLVQEGKVDIALIDDAVKRILRKKFELGLFEDPYKYSNPKREDKELNNPMHRKIARDIAAKSIVLLKNEKQLLPLSKDVKKIAFIGPLVKEHKQNMGFWSVELPEVDYDKYIVSQWEGLQNKVGKNTQLLYAKGCEIEGDNKDGFAEAVTVANQADIVIVSIGERRDMSGEAKSRSSIRIPGVQEELVQALQATGKPVVVLINAGRPLVFNKIADTAPAILYTWWLGTEAGNAIADVLFGDYNPSAKLPMTFPRDEGQLPIYYNHFNTGRPAPNETTTNYVSAYIDLKNSPKYPFGYGLSYTTFQYSDLKVTKNKITDSEKVEISFNLTNTGKYAGDEVVQLYLRDRVGSVVRPIIELKDFKKIHLNAGETMNIQFVIDKEKLSFYNEKLEWTTEPGEFDLMIGSSSSDIRLRSVIELLK from the coding sequence ATGAAACATAAATTAATTGTATTAGGAGCTATCTTAGCCTTGGGTGCCGAAGTTGTTTTTGCACAGCAAAAAACAATCGATCAAAGAGTAGAGTCATTATTAAAACAAATGACCCTGCAAGAAAAAATAGGACAATTAAACCAATATACAGGCGATAATCAGGCTACGGGCCCGATAACTATAAATCCTAATAAAGAAGCCGAAATCAAAGGAGGATTGATTGGGTCAATGTTAAATATTGTGGGTACTAAGTACACACGTCAATATCAAGAATTGGCGATGCAGTCTCGATTAAAAATTCCATTATTATTTGGACAAGACGTGATTCATGGATATAAAACAACTTTTCCAATTCCTTTGGCTGAGGCGGCTAGTTGGGATCTAGAAGCTATTGAGTTAAGCGCTCGAATAGCAGCACAAGAAGCATCTGCTAGCGGGATTCATTGGGTATTTGCTCCTATGGTGGATATATCTAGGGATCCTCGTTGGGGTCGTGTCATGGAAGGAGCCGGAGAGGACACCTATTTAGGTTCTAAAATAGCTTTTGCTAGAGTAAAAGGGTTTCAAGGAAACCTAGGAGATACAAATTCGGTAATGGCTTGTGTAAAACATTTTGTAGGCTATGGAGCTGCTGTTGGCGGGAGAGATTATAATTCCGTAGATATGAGTGATAGAATGCTTTGGGAAACCTATTTACCTCCATTTAAAGCTGCCTTAGATGCAGGGGTTGCTACCTTCATGAATTCGTTTAATGATTTGAATGGTGTGCCAGCGACAGGGAATAAATTCTTGCAAAGAGATATTCTTAAAGGCAAATGGAATTTTAAAGGATTTGTTGTTTCAGATTGGGGCTCTATTGGTGAGATGGTCAATCACGGTAATGTGAAAGATAGTAAAGAAGCAGCTCAATTGGCCATTACAGCAGGAAGCGATATGGATATGGAGAGTAATTCCTATCGTTATAATTTAGCTCAATTAGTACAAGAAGGTAAAGTTGATATTGCTTTGATTGATGATGCTGTAAAACGAATTCTGCGTAAAAAGTTCGAATTAGGGTTGTTTGAAGATCCTTATAAGTATTCGAATCCAAAGCGTGAAGACAAAGAGTTAAATAATCCAATGCATCGTAAAATTGCAAGAGATATAGCGGCTAAAAGTATTGTTTTGTTAAAAAATGAAAAACAACTGTTGCCTTTATCTAAAGATGTGAAAAAAATTGCATTCATTGGTCCCCTGGTGAAAGAACACAAACAAAACATGGGATTTTGGTCAGTAGAATTACCAGAAGTGGATTACGATAAATATATTGTTTCTCAATGGGAGGGCTTGCAAAATAAAGTGGGTAAAAACACGCAGCTTTTATACGCTAAAGGATGTGAAATAGAGGGAGATAATAAAGATGGCTTTGCTGAGGCTGTAACAGTTGCTAATCAAGCAGATATTGTAATTGTGAGTATAGGAGAACGTAGGGATATGAGTGGAGAGGCTAAAAGTAGAAGTAGTATTCGTATTCCAGGAGTGCAAGAAGAGTTGGTTCAAGCACTTCAAGCTACAGGAAAACCTGTAGTGGTATTAATAAATGCAGGTAGGCCACTTGTCTTTAATAAAATTGCAGATACTGCTCCCGCTATTTTATATACTTGGTGGTTAGGAACCGAAGCAGGAAATGCTATCGCAGATGTGTTATTTGGAGATTATAATCCTTCAGCTAAATTACCAATGACCTTTCCAAGGGATGAAGGACAATTACCAATATATTACAATCATTTTAATACCGGTAGACCTGCTCCAAATGAAACAACAACCAATTATGTGTCAGCATATATTGATTTGAAGAATAGCCCAAAATACCCTTTCGGATATGGATTAAGCTATACAACTTTTCAATATTCAGATTTAAAAGTAACAAAGAATAAAATAACTGATTCTGAAAAGGTTGAGATTTCATTTAATCTGACTAATACAGGTAAATATGCGGGTGATGAGGTAGTGCAATTGTATTTAAGAGATAGAGTCGGCTCGGTAGTACGTCCGATAATTGAGTTGAAAGATTTTAAAAAGATACATTTGAATGCAGGCGAAACAATGAATATTCAGTTTGTTATTGACAAGGAAAAATTATCTTTTTACAATGAAAAATTAGAATGGACAACAGAACCTGGAGAATTTGATCTGATGATTGGCTCTTCATCTTCAGATATTCGATTGCGTTCAGTGATAGAACTTTTAAAATAA
- a CDS encoding NUDIX hydrolase has product MLKEILANKENYQPGLSIDCVIFGFHDNQLKVLLIKTKYSDKWALPGGFVRVDESIDDGAVNVLKGRTGLQGIFLRQFATFGQAKRNPVEFSDGVLAFYQIPLVEGQWYRNRFVTVGYYALVDFLQAVPQPEGNNEIVEWIDCNAVPELILDHKEIFDKALETLRMELNLVPVGYNLLPEKFTIPELQRLYETILGRKLDRRNFLRKITSIGILTKLDEKKSNVAHKAPNLYSFDKERYEEVLKIGLHQGW; this is encoded by the coding sequence ATGTTAAAAGAAATTCTAGCCAATAAAGAAAACTATCAGCCAGGTCTATCCATTGATTGTGTAATTTTTGGGTTTCATGATAATCAACTTAAAGTATTATTAATAAAAACAAAGTATAGCGATAAATGGGCTTTGCCAGGAGGTTTTGTTCGTGTTGATGAGAGTATTGATGATGGAGCGGTAAATGTATTGAAAGGACGAACAGGATTACAAGGAATTTTCCTTAGACAGTTTGCCACCTTTGGTCAGGCAAAGAGAAATCCTGTAGAATTTAGTGATGGTGTATTGGCATTTTATCAAATACCGTTAGTAGAGGGTCAATGGTATAGGAATCGTTTTGTTACCGTTGGATATTATGCATTAGTCGATTTTTTACAAGCTGTTCCGCAACCTGAGGGAAATAACGAAATAGTAGAGTGGATTGATTGTAATGCAGTTCCGGAGTTGATTTTAGACCATAAAGAAATTTTTGATAAAGCGCTTGAAACGCTCCGAATGGAGCTCAATTTAGTACCTGTTGGGTATAATTTATTACCAGAAAAATTTACTATTCCTGAGTTGCAACGATTGTATGAAACTATTTTGGGTAGAAAATTAGATCGTCGAAACTTTCTTCGAAAAATAACTTCAATTGGGATTTTGACCAAATTAGATGAGAAGAAAAGTAATGTAGCACACAAAGCGCCTAACTTGTATTCCTTTGATAAAGAACGATACGAAGAAGTGTTGAAAATAGGGTTGCACCAAGGTTGGTAA
- a CDS encoding alpha-amylase family protein has protein sequence MQQAEKLSKLKKFLDEHKITDSNFQLRMGANFPIITDLYQQLYADSPYGAQTFQDLLITLFKRFQERSVYQKERDLDRMAHPNWYSSEKIVGMMLYVDLFNQDFNGLKEKIPYFKDLGINTIHLMPFLDVPEFENDGGYAVRDYRKVNPKFGTMEDFESLVAEFQKNDMNLVMDFVLNHCASEHEWAVEGSKGHPKYKDFFYFFPDRTLPDEYEKTMTEIFPDTAPGNFSYLPESNQWVMSLFYGYQWDLNYKNPMVLVEMIDTMLYWSNKGIDIFRLDAVAFMWKEIGKYNQNLPEVHILLQLFKLCGQIVAPGVAYIAEAIVQPEEIIKYFGEGIAAGDECDIAYNANFMALSWEAMATRSTELIKKSMKAVPAKPRNTTWINYARCHDDIGLGFDDALVKELGLDSLAHRLYILQYFCDGFNGSAALGQRFMTEPETGKARISGSLAALCGLEKAVAENNEREIELAIKRINLQHAIILSLGGLPMIYSGDEIATPNNYDYLNDKSKKYDNRWLHRSPMNWEVVAGLSSSNFVPTQVYNQLKKLIAIRKRTPAFSDDNDLQFLDCANSHLLVYKKTDQHDGIVYVIANFSEFDTVFEKNIFGTNEYTELHDLITDSRIAIHQSTFISAYDVLWLKV, from the coding sequence ATGCAACAAGCAGAAAAGTTATCAAAATTGAAAAAGTTCTTGGACGAGCATAAAATAACGGATTCCAATTTCCAATTGCGGATGGGTGCTAATTTTCCTATTATAACTGATTTGTACCAACAATTATATGCGGATAGTCCTTATGGAGCACAAACCTTTCAGGACTTGCTGATTACTTTGTTCAAACGCTTTCAGGAACGATCTGTTTATCAAAAAGAACGTGATTTAGATCGTATGGCTCATCCTAATTGGTATTCAAGTGAGAAGATAGTGGGGATGATGTTGTATGTGGATCTTTTTAATCAGGATTTCAATGGGCTCAAAGAAAAAATTCCCTATTTCAAAGATTTAGGAATCAATACCATTCATTTGATGCCTTTTTTGGATGTGCCAGAATTTGAAAATGATGGAGGTTATGCTGTGCGTGATTATCGCAAAGTAAATCCAAAATTTGGAACCATGGAAGATTTTGAATCTTTGGTAGCCGAATTCCAAAAGAATGATATGAATTTGGTGATGGATTTTGTGTTGAATCATTGCGCCTCCGAACACGAATGGGCAGTGGAAGGGAGCAAAGGGCATCCCAAATACAAAGACTTTTTTTATTTCTTCCCAGACCGCACTTTGCCTGATGAATACGAGAAAACAATGACTGAGATTTTTCCAGACACAGCACCTGGGAACTTCAGTTACTTGCCCGAAAGCAATCAATGGGTAATGTCTCTGTTTTATGGCTATCAATGGGATTTGAATTATAAAAACCCAATGGTTTTAGTCGAAATGATTGATACAATGTTGTATTGGTCTAATAAAGGGATTGATATTTTCCGTTTGGATGCGGTAGCTTTTATGTGGAAAGAAATTGGGAAGTACAATCAGAATTTACCCGAAGTCCATATTTTATTACAATTGTTTAAATTATGTGGTCAAATTGTGGCACCAGGTGTAGCATATATTGCTGAAGCTATTGTGCAACCCGAAGAAATTATCAAATATTTTGGCGAAGGAATTGCAGCGGGAGATGAATGCGATATTGCGTACAATGCTAATTTCATGGCATTAAGCTGGGAGGCAATGGCTACTCGAAGTACCGAATTGATTAAAAAATCAATGAAAGCAGTGCCGGCCAAACCTCGTAATACTACTTGGATTAACTATGCACGTTGTCACGACGATATTGGGTTAGGATTTGATGATGCTTTAGTGAAAGAATTAGGATTGGATAGCTTAGCGCATCGCTTGTATATTTTACAATATTTCTGCGATGGATTCAATGGAAGTGCCGCATTAGGACAACGATTTATGACTGAACCCGAAACAGGTAAAGCCCGAATATCGGGTTCGTTAGCAGCATTATGCGGTCTTGAGAAAGCGGTTGCTGAAAATAACGAGCGAGAAATTGAATTAGCAATTAAGCGCATTAATTTACAACATGCAATTATCTTGTCTTTGGGTGGTTTGCCAATGATTTACAGCGGTGACGAAATTGCGACGCCTAATAATTATGATTATCTGAACGATAAAAGTAAAAAGTATGACAACCGTTGGTTACACCGTTCGCCAATGAATTGGGAAGTAGTTGCGGGATTGTCTTCTTCTAATTTTGTGCCGACTCAGGTGTACAATCAGTTGAAAAAATTAATTGCGATTCGGAAACGAACTCCTGCTTTTTCAGATGATAACGATTTGCAATTTTTAGACTGTGCTAACAGTCATTTGCTAGTGTATAAAAAAACAGATCAGCACGACGGAATAGTGTATGTGATTGCGAACTTCTCTGAATTTGATACGGTTTTTGAAAAAAATATTTTTGGTACAAATGAGTATACAGAACTTCATGACTTAATTACCGATAGTCGAATAGCAATTCATCAAAGCACTTTTATAAGCGCGTATGATGTGTTGTGGTTGAAGGTATAA